The Vicia villosa cultivar HV-30 ecotype Madison, WI linkage group LG1, Vvil1.0, whole genome shotgun sequence genome includes a region encoding these proteins:
- the LOC131625005 gene encoding RING-H2 finger protein ATL52-like: protein MEHHHRKLIPELCELICHGVNSVSKCSLNNDCANCFKNCLKTKPLYPNYYYPPPPPQDQQQEFPFYSSSNQNQHKIINYFIITLSLLAFIFFLVCIRACYVNCRSRRTRTTLRTVARTRTPAPASSSLSSRIQQTQVMNFDDEQYDDSIVDHPIWYIRTQGLQQSVINAISVCKYKKGEGLIEGTDCSVCLSEFEEDESLRLLPKCHHAFHLPCIDTWLRSHTNCPMCRAPIVSTNPAIARVESLESIVVDSRAQIEVSDENSGETESNLGFGNRVFDSELTNRVEGEVGQLEVCENGRPVVDMASVVRPRRSVSMDDSFVAGIDNVLASVVSKEPNGNEDSVSKFNGNENLATTSKGSTSSSFSFRSARYLQGVPSPMKRSSSYNGKFLLSWYSRNQKKPNAILRNF from the coding sequence ATGGAACATCATCACAGAAAACTGATCCCAGAGTTATGTGAGTTGATATGCCATGGAGTAAACTCTGTATCCAAATGTTCATTGAACAATGATTGTGCTAATTGCTTCAAAAACTGTCTCAAAACCAAACCTCTataccctaattactattacccTCCACCACCACCACAAGATCAACAACAAGAATTTCCTTTCTATTCCTCATCAAATCAAAACCAGCACAAAATCATCAATTACTTCATCATCACTCTTTCTCTTCTTGCTTTTATTTTCTTCCTTGTTTGTATTCGTGCATGTTATGTCAATTGTAGgtcaagaagaacaagaacaacgtTAAGGACAGTGGCAAGGACAAGAACACCAGCACcagcatcatcatcattatcatcaaggATTCAGCAAACTCAGGTGATGAATTTTGATGATGAACAATATGATGATTCTATTGTGGATCATCCGATTTGGTATATTCGAACTCAAGGTCTTCAACAATCGGTTATAAATGCAATTAGTGTTTGTAAGTATAAGAAAGGCGAAGGTTTGATTGAAGGAACGGATTGTTCTGTTTGTTTGAGTGAGTTTGAAGAAGATGAGAGTCTTAGGCTTTTACCTAAATGTCATCATGCTTTTCATTTACCTTGTATTGATACTTGGCTTAGATCACATACTAATTGTCCTATGTGTAGAGCTCCGATTGTTAGTACTAATCCTGCAATTGCAAGGGTTGAGTCTTTGGAATCTATTGTTGTTGATTCTCGTGCACAAATTGAGGTTTCTGATGAAAATAGTGGTGAAACTGAATCCAATTTAGGGTTTGGAAATAGGGTTTTTGATTCTGAGTTGACGAATAGAGTAGAAGGGGAAGTCGGGCAATTGGAGGTATGTGAAAATGGAAGACCAGTTGTCGATATGGCTAGTGTTGTTCGGCCTAGGAGATCGGTTTCTATGGATGATTCTTTTGTTGCAGGTATCGATAATGTTCTTGCAAGTGTTGTATCAAAAGAACCTAATGGTAATGAAGATAGTGTTTCGAAGTTTAATGGAAATGAGAATTTGGCAACTACATCGAAAGGTAGTACTAGTAGTAGTTTTTCTTTTAGGTCAGCAAGATATTTGCAGGGTGTTCCTAGTCCAATGAAGAGATCAAGTTCATACAATGGGAAGTTTCTTCTGTCTTGGTATAGCCGCAATCAGAAAAAGCCGAATGCGATTCTGAGAAACTTTTga